From the uncultured Trichococcus sp. genome, one window contains:
- a CDS encoding LysM peptidoglycan-binding domain-containing protein, translating to MNYTIEKRIFSIYQNQLTASNLIIAHESGNPNNVGRNSLENEVSYMQRNWQNAFVSHWVGGGGKIIQIANTGKVQWGVGPKANGYAYAQVELARTNNKTVFDQDYKAYVWLLQKLALEAGIPCTLNSGASVQDRGIKTHSWVSKNVGGTNHTDPDGYLASWGVSQARFRQDIEAGLSALPPIAIAPGTFLLHRVVKGDTLWALSRKYGTTPAALKQLNQLSGDLIFIGQQLKVRQY from the coding sequence ATGAACTACACTATCGAAAAACGGATCTTTTCCATCTATCAGAATCAGCTCACCGCCAGCAATCTGATCATCGCCCACGAGTCCGGCAACCCGAACAACGTCGGCCGCAACAGCCTCGAGAACGAAGTCAGCTACATGCAGCGCAACTGGCAAAATGCCTTTGTGTCCCACTGGGTCGGCGGAGGCGGGAAAATAATCCAGATCGCCAACACCGGCAAAGTCCAATGGGGTGTCGGCCCGAAAGCGAACGGCTACGCTTATGCCCAAGTCGAGCTGGCGCGGACGAACAACAAAACTGTTTTTGATCAGGACTACAAAGCCTATGTCTGGCTGCTGCAGAAGTTGGCGCTGGAAGCAGGCATCCCCTGCACGCTGAACAGCGGAGCAAGCGTGCAGGACAGAGGCATCAAAACCCATTCTTGGGTTTCCAAGAATGTCGGCGGAACCAATCATACCGATCCGGATGGCTACCTTGCGAGCTGGGGGGTGTCGCAGGCCCGGTTCCGCCAGGACATCGAAGCCGGCCTCTCCGCGCTGCCACCGATTGCAATCGCGCCTGGCACCTTCCTGCTGCACCGCGTCGTCAAAGGCGATACGCTCTGGGCGCTGTCGCGCAAGTACGGCACGACCCCGGCGGCGCTGA
- a CDS encoding DUF2922 domain-containing protein translates to MTTTVTLELKFLTADGKTRNLSVKNPKSGLTSAELQPAMDAIIGLNAFEVKGINPFTAVNSARYVERTITDLIAEAE, encoded by the coding sequence ATGACGACAACTGTAACCTTGGAATTGAAATTTTTGACGGCCGACGGAAAAACCCGCAACTTGAGTGTCAAGAACCCGAAAAGCGGCTTGACATCGGCTGAACTGCAACCGGCAATGGACGCCATCATCGGCTTGAACGCGTTCGAAGTGAAAGGCATCAACCCCTTCACCGCAGTAAACAGCGCCCGCTACGTGGAACGCACCATCACCGACCTGATCGCCGAAGCCGAATAA
- a CDS encoding sigma-70 family RNA polymerase sigma factor: MNIKKRICTDEAATLLSDLYAGVIHHCLKKINRHPDHNDYDDFYQLGLITLFDTYETCLKDALATENRFLFVSYAKQKIHWTFLDQIRKDRKKESREAYLSEEELEEIPNETSFEDQLEQADLLQRLCACLTVEENAYLRDALEGLNITEIAKKQKISRKTIYKRRRQIQTKASHFLNR; the protein is encoded by the coding sequence ATGAATATCAAAAAAAGAATCTGCACCGATGAAGCCGCCACTCTATTGAGCGACCTGTACGCGGGTGTCATCCACCATTGTCTGAAAAAAATCAATCGGCATCCGGACCACAACGACTACGACGACTTCTACCAATTAGGGCTGATCACCCTTTTCGACACTTACGAAACTTGCCTGAAGGACGCGCTCGCAACCGAGAACCGCTTTCTGTTCGTCAGCTATGCCAAACAAAAAATCCACTGGACTTTCCTGGACCAGATCCGCAAGGACCGCAAAAAAGAAAGCCGCGAAGCTTACCTTTCCGAAGAGGAGCTGGAGGAAATCCCCAATGAAACCTCGTTTGAGGACCAGCTGGAGCAGGCGGATTTGCTGCAACGCCTTTGCGCCTGTCTGACCGTCGAGGAGAATGCCTATCTGCGGGACGCGCTGGAAGGACTGAACATCACCGAAATCGCCAAAAAACAAAAGATTTCGCGCAAAACGATCTACAAAAGACGGCGGCAGATCCAAACCAAAGCCAGCCATTTTCTGAACCGCTGA
- a CDS encoding competence protein ComK, producing the protein MEKKTGKNYSNDQKRQADEQLMMEQHGKNNVGKSIAELLAQAFTNGATDEKNAGPSFDIELWETILSGLRTSLQESASIQSQKETEEPFFVLLDPENTQPYLDRAWALDRFVLDDSFLYIMSLDPQLHQTDFRTLIFFKDGRLIKTRENSNNVMFSLFELIGFDYDFIRGISTRVSGKDTHCVPYIFGRYRFLPLSGPTRKNSSWINLSKVLHSRTLKGEKGVEVHFVNQHVFHLPVRPQFFADKVKQASQTVHRQNHLLHSVLTNFDYTDGMKEEREYNLLGNALHANAARLSTIPMEEYIQIVQFSLAETALRHPSLRDNPVTDEALHLLRENLYVDLPHLRNAAH; encoded by the coding sequence ATGGAAAAGAAGACGGGAAAAAACTATTCGAATGATCAGAAACGGCAAGCGGATGAGCAACTGATGATGGAGCAACACGGTAAAAATAATGTCGGAAAATCAATAGCAGAATTGTTGGCACAAGCATTCACGAATGGAGCAACAGATGAAAAAAATGCAGGTCCCTCTTTTGACATCGAACTGTGGGAAACGATCCTTTCGGGTCTGCGGACGTCTTTGCAGGAATCCGCATCGATCCAGAGCCAGAAAGAAACGGAGGAGCCTTTCTTTGTTTTGCTCGATCCGGAAAACACCCAGCCTTATTTGGATCGGGCTTGGGCTTTGGATCGGTTTGTGCTGGATGACTCATTTCTGTACATTATGAGCTTGGACCCTCAACTGCACCAGACCGACTTCCGCACGCTCATTTTTTTCAAAGACGGTCGCCTCATCAAAACGCGCGAAAACAGCAACAATGTGATGTTCTCTTTGTTTGAACTGATCGGTTTCGATTATGATTTCATTCGCGGGATTTCGACGCGGGTCAGCGGTAAGGACACCCATTGTGTTCCCTATATTTTTGGGAGGTACCGATTTTTGCCGTTGAGCGGTCCGACCCGCAAAAACAGTTCCTGGATCAATCTTTCAAAGGTGCTGCATTCCCGGACTTTAAAAGGGGAAAAGGGAGTGGAAGTCCACTTCGTGAATCAGCATGTTTTCCACTTACCGGTGCGTCCGCAATTTTTCGCCGATAAAGTCAAACAAGCCAGCCAAACTGTCCATCGTCAAAATCACCTTTTGCACAGCGTCCTGACAAATTTCGATTACACTGATGGAATGAAAGAAGAGCGCGAGTACAATCTGCTGGGGAACGCTTTACACGCAAATGCGGCCCGGCTTTCGACGATTCCGATGGAGGAATATATTCAAATTGTTCAGTTTTCTTTGGCTGAAACGGCTTTGCGCCATCCTTCGTTGCGTGACAATCCGGTGACGGACGAAGCGCTGCACCTCTTGCGGGAAAATCTTTACGTCGATCTGCCCCATCTCAGGAACGCGGCGCACTAG
- a CDS encoding general stress protein, translating to MDKRIEGTFANQEMLIDEIMHLIKHEGYAPEQLLVITRNGKSNFITEETAVQVIITGEDREEDSLWDKIVKFFTVDLDEEEEEAIFERYGIDEDTYERFEDALDEGELLLLIDDAAPINDEHAEFLVRDGILPDEKAVPVAAVTATKPDWTSADSEEVGDVPAHSIEAEKKLEVTEAGAAAPTQPADVTDDITGQPIEAETVADPAMAEDSHRLPEMQFDAEDSLPELEGERGQFSKDPFGGDTVVAEAGEDAEDIEPEYEKTDKPKPAL from the coding sequence ATGGACAAGAGAATCGAAGGTACCTTTGCTAACCAGGAAATGCTGATCGATGAAATCATGCATCTGATCAAGCATGAGGGCTATGCGCCTGAGCAACTGCTGGTCATCACCCGCAACGGCAAGAGCAATTTCATCACGGAGGAGACGGCGGTGCAGGTCATCATAACCGGCGAAGACCGCGAGGAAGATTCCTTATGGGACAAGATCGTAAAATTCTTTACGGTGGATTTGGATGAAGAAGAGGAAGAAGCTATTTTTGAACGTTACGGCATTGACGAGGATACGTACGAACGGTTTGAGGATGCTTTGGATGAGGGTGAATTGCTGTTGCTGATCGACGACGCCGCTCCGATCAACGATGAGCATGCCGAATTTCTCGTGCGCGATGGCATCCTGCCTGACGAAAAAGCCGTCCCTGTTGCGGCTGTCACTGCCACAAAACCGGATTGGACCTCCGCCGACAGCGAGGAAGTCGGTGATGTACCGGCTCACTCCATCGAAGCCGAGAAAAAACTGGAAGTCACCGAAGCCGGAGCTGCGGCTCCGACTCAGCCAGCCGATGTGACCGACGACATCACCGGCCAACCGATCGAAGCGGAAACGGTGGCGGATCCTGCGATGGCGGAAGACAGTCATCGTTTGCCGGAGATGCAGTTCGATGCAGAGGATTCCTTGCCGGAACTGGAGGGAGAGCGGGGCCAGTTTTCCAAGGACCCATTCGGTGGCGACACTGTCGTTGCCGAAGCCGGCGAAGATGCGGAAGACATCGAGCCAGAGTATGAAAAGACGGACAAACCGAAACCGGCTCTGTGA
- the recX gene encoding recombination regulator RecX, with product MDHTEEEAEKLPVVTKITVQKKRKDRFNVFIDGEYSFPISEAVLIKVGLHKGMTLTKERSAEIEKENYDYMAYTTAVNYLSYSLRSEKEVRKKLYDEEISPDAIERALTRLMDQNYVNDRIYGESYTRTAANLNLKGPQLIANELKGKGLSEDDIAISLQQYPHELQLENAQTIAEKQLRKQSRVSSHEAASKIRLHLHQKGYTSDIVLEVMGEIETEKEEEDEMAALRMQGDKLWRRYERKAKGRELHQKVRSGLYQKGYPGELISAYIEEKEQETE from the coding sequence ATGGATCATACCGAAGAAGAGGCTGAAAAATTGCCTGTCGTAACAAAAATAACCGTCCAGAAAAAACGGAAGGACCGCTTCAATGTTTTCATCGACGGGGAGTACTCCTTTCCGATATCGGAAGCCGTGCTGATCAAGGTCGGCTTGCATAAAGGGATGACGCTCACGAAAGAGCGCAGCGCCGAGATCGAGAAGGAAAATTACGATTACATGGCTTACACGACGGCCGTCAATTATCTGTCCTACAGCCTGCGCAGCGAGAAAGAAGTACGCAAAAAACTGTACGATGAAGAAATCAGCCCGGACGCGATCGAACGGGCGCTGACGCGTCTGATGGATCAGAATTACGTCAACGACCGCATCTACGGCGAAAGCTATACGCGCACGGCCGCTAACCTGAACCTGAAGGGACCGCAGCTCATCGCAAACGAACTGAAAGGGAAAGGCTTGTCGGAAGACGATATCGCCATTTCTCTGCAACAATATCCGCATGAGCTGCAGCTGGAAAATGCCCAGACGATTGCCGAGAAGCAGCTCCGCAAACAAAGCCGGGTCTCTTCGCATGAAGCGGCTTCGAAAATCCGTCTTCACTTGCATCAGAAAGGCTATACTTCCGACATCGTCCTGGAAGTCATGGGCGAGATCGAAACGGAGAAAGAGGAAGAGGATGAAATGGCCGCACTGCGTATGCAAGGCGACAAGCTGTGGCGCCGTTATGAGCGCAAAGCTAAGGGCCGTGAGCTGCATCAAAAAGTCAGGTCGGGCCTTTACCAAAAAGGTTACCCGGGAGAGCTGATCTCCGCCTATATCGAAGAAAAGGAACAGGAAACAGAATAA
- the mutY gene encoding A/G-specific adenine glycosylase — protein sequence MINSEHEKIFKAAGIEMWPAEKIQAFRKALLDWYDKEKRDLPWRRTSDPYSIWVSEIMLQQTRVDTVIPYYHNFLDKFPDIAALAAAPEDAILKAWEGLGYYSRVKNMQKAAQQIVAEYGGVFPVDPQEIAKLKGIGPYTAGAVSSIAFQIPEPAVDGNVMRVMSRLFEIDADIAKPASRKIFEAVVRELIDPERPGDFNQALMDLGSSICSPLNPQPEISPIKAFNAAYKNGTMHLYPVKSKAKRPVPMNLQSVILQNSEKQFLLEKRPNSGLLADFWTFPLIQLDLDALPESVDAEPESAASIQTELLVAEDFPKLTETAKKADKKLPSFNQIEAHLSAVVAEKYGLKPVWLKAETGSVKHVFSHIKWHITGYYGRVLADAESRLPEQCRWVSEEDFADYAFPVPQQKMWQQFKQKTRKEFGL from the coding sequence ATGATAAATTCGGAACACGAAAAAATATTCAAAGCAGCCGGCATCGAAATGTGGCCGGCGGAGAAGATACAGGCTTTCCGCAAAGCCTTGTTGGATTGGTACGACAAAGAGAAACGCGACTTGCCGTGGCGACGGACGAGCGATCCCTACAGCATCTGGGTGTCGGAAATCATGCTGCAGCAGACGCGGGTGGACACGGTGATTCCGTATTACCACAATTTCTTGGATAAATTCCCGGACATCGCAGCGTTGGCGGCAGCGCCGGAAGATGCGATCCTGAAGGCTTGGGAAGGACTCGGTTATTACTCCCGCGTCAAGAACATGCAGAAGGCTGCGCAACAGATCGTCGCCGAATACGGCGGAGTATTCCCCGTCGATCCGCAGGAAATCGCGAAGCTGAAGGGAATCGGTCCGTATACCGCCGGCGCCGTTTCCAGCATCGCCTTCCAGATCCCAGAACCTGCAGTCGACGGCAACGTCATGCGCGTCATGAGTCGGTTGTTCGAAATCGATGCCGATATCGCCAAGCCGGCCAGCCGGAAAATATTCGAGGCGGTCGTGCGCGAACTGATCGACCCGGAGCGGCCGGGTGACTTCAACCAAGCCTTGATGGATTTGGGCTCCAGCATCTGTTCGCCGCTGAATCCGCAACCTGAGATCAGCCCGATCAAAGCCTTCAATGCAGCCTACAAAAACGGAACGATGCATCTTTATCCGGTCAAAAGCAAAGCGAAAAGGCCGGTGCCGATGAACCTGCAGAGCGTCATCCTGCAGAACAGTGAGAAGCAGTTCCTTTTGGAGAAGCGCCCGAACAGCGGCCTGCTGGCGGATTTCTGGACGTTTCCGTTGATCCAGCTCGATCTCGATGCGCTTCCGGAATCGGTGGATGCGGAACCAGAATCGGCGGCCAGCATCCAGACGGAATTGCTGGTCGCGGAGGATTTCCCGAAGCTGACAGAAACAGCAAAGAAGGCCGACAAAAAGTTGCCGTCCTTTAACCAGATCGAAGCCCACCTTTCAGCCGTTGTGGCTGAGAAATACGGCTTGAAGCCCGTCTGGCTGAAGGCGGAAACCGGATCGGTCAAGCATGTCTTCAGTCACATCAAATGGCACATCACCGGCTATTACGGACGTGTGTTGGCGGATGCTGAAAGCCGATTGCCCGAACAATGCCGTTGGGTCAGCGAAGAAGATTTTGCCGACTATGCCTTCCCGGTGCCGCAGCAAAAAATGTGGCAACAGTTCAAGCAAAAAACCCGAAAAGAATTTGGTCTATAA
- a CDS encoding DUF402 domain-containing protein, with protein sequence MHNPREGEFITIKSYKHDGSLHRTWRDTMVLKTSDQSIIGCNDHTLVTEADGRRWVTREPALLYYHKHYWFNIVTMIRQKGVSYYCNLASPYVIDQEALKYIDYDLDIKVFPDGEKRLLDVDEYELHRNRMNYPKEIDHILKENVKILVSWINEEKGPFSKEYVDLWYERYCQLSHNQQNS encoded by the coding sequence ATGCATAATCCTCGGGAGGGAGAATTCATCACCATAAAGAGTTATAAGCATGACGGCAGCCTGCATCGAACGTGGCGTGACACCATGGTATTAAAAACTAGTGACCAATCCATAATCGGCTGTAATGATCACACCTTAGTAACGGAAGCAGATGGGCGTCGCTGGGTCACCAGAGAGCCTGCATTGTTGTATTACCATAAACATTATTGGTTCAACATCGTCACCATGATCCGCCAAAAGGGTGTCTCCTACTATTGCAATCTGGCATCGCCTTATGTGATCGACCAGGAAGCGCTGAAGTACATCGATTATGATTTGGACATTAAAGTTTTTCCTGATGGTGAAAAACGTTTGCTTGATGTAGATGAGTATGAATTGCATCGCAATCGCATGAATTACCCAAAAGAGATCGACCATATCCTGAAGGAGAACGTCAAGATTTTGGTGAGCTGGATCAACGAAGAAAAGGGTCCATTCTCCAAGGAATACGTCGACTTATGGTATGAGCGGTACTGTCAGCTGTCGCATAATCAGCAAAACTCGTGA
- a CDS encoding SGNH/GDSL hydrolase family protein: MKKKEIVLVSIMGILTIAIVLFGYKYAAGKKEALLSEGEKQTETVSGTASSQESTVAESDTSEAYAQFLAAFAENRSNASVVDYMQYVHHHTKEVNVAFFGDVATDAAWANSAIAGIQADYPLENLTTAFFSYPSESSSVYLSSQYVQEMVGSNPDVIFYTIPTKTDQVVDISLVESTQNIYAIYDEIRAALPDALIVLVTPAPAEAKMADWNSRSLDYRNYTNNLVEENAAFTVPLYDLHADFLAELTNRNETVANFMGASGLELNEAGQQLYGELFANSLRTKMIDTTAGLYVEGEKPASTPIAPTLVVPEVPVSVIEETVSEETVYEEPVYEAPTYVAPTYEAPVYEPVYEAPIYEEVYEQPVYEEDSAT, from the coding sequence ATGAAAAAAAAGGAAATAGTGCTTGTTTCCATCATGGGTATCCTTACGATTGCCATTGTTCTTTTTGGATATAAATACGCGGCCGGTAAAAAAGAGGCTTTATTGAGCGAAGGGGAAAAACAAACGGAAACTGTTTCCGGAACGGCTTCCTCGCAAGAGTCGACAGTCGCAGAGAGCGACACATCCGAAGCTTATGCGCAGTTCTTGGCCGCTTTCGCAGAGAACAGAAGCAATGCATCGGTCGTCGATTATATGCAATACGTTCACCATCATACGAAGGAAGTCAACGTCGCCTTTTTCGGTGATGTCGCAACCGATGCGGCTTGGGCCAATTCCGCCATCGCCGGCATCCAAGCCGATTATCCGCTTGAGAATCTGACGACAGCGTTCTTCAGCTATCCGTCCGAAAGCAGCTCGGTTTATCTGAGCAGCCAGTATGTTCAGGAAATGGTCGGCAGCAATCCGGATGTGATTTTCTACACCATCCCTACGAAGACGGATCAGGTGGTTGATATCAGTCTGGTCGAATCCACGCAAAACATCTATGCAATCTATGATGAAATCAGAGCTGCCTTGCCAGACGCGTTGATCGTTTTGGTGACTCCGGCTCCGGCAGAAGCCAAAATGGCCGATTGGAATTCACGTTCCTTGGATTATCGGAACTATACCAATAATCTGGTTGAAGAAAACGCTGCTTTCACTGTTCCGTTATACGATCTGCATGCGGATTTCTTAGCTGAGTTGACGAACCGCAACGAAACGGTGGCCAACTTTATGGGTGCATCCGGTTTGGAATTGAACGAAGCCGGACAGCAACTTTACGGTGAACTGTTTGCCAACAGCTTGCGGACAAAAATGATCGATACGACGGCCGGTTTGTACGTGGAAGGCGAAAAGCCCGCCAGCACACCAATCGCACCAACCTTAGTCGTGCCGGAAGTGCCTGTCAGCGTAATCGAGGAGACCGTCAGCGAAGAAACAGTGTACGAAGAGCCTGTTTATGAAGCGCCCACCTATGTGGCGCCGACTTATGAAGCACCTGTTTATGAGCCAGTATATGAAGCGCCTATTTATGAAGAAGTATATGAACAACCTGTTTATGAAGAAGACAGTGCCACTTAA
- the pulA gene encoding type I pullulanase has protein sequence MQIQVDERKRTDVLSTTYYQYNLDNLDDRLEQFVQSPVFDKKYSFDGELGALYTPQRTILRLWAPTALSVEVIVYESLYRKEKIRHMMGKGGRGTHELIMIGNYAGTAYKYSITFPDGKVVETVDPYSYATTANGERSVILDAVNTNPKGWGARLEPIASPVDAIIYELHIRDFTISPTSGITNKGKFLGVVEQGALSADGDKTGLDYLKGLGVTHVQFLPMADFSTVNELEPLQQYNWGYDPQNFNVPEGSYATNPYQPEVRILEMKEMIQALHDAGIRVIMDVVYNHVYLPKLHALEKTVPGYYFRRNADGTLSNGTGVGNDTASERYMMRKYIVDSITYWAKNFNMDGFRFDLMGIHDIDTMNEIRVALDEIDPSIIMLGEGWNLNTNLPPSQKAVQQNADRMPGVAHFNDALREAIKGSDFNSGNDTGFVTGKPFMEGWVATNLQGGAYYPANRGNYKTPAQMVQYVEAHDNLTLYDKLKISMPWDEEDSRMRRHLLASSFVLLSQGIPFIHAGQEFMRTKNGLENSYNAPDSINRMDWHRRSEMKQAVDYMKGLIALRKREPLFRLRTIDEIKGHMNILKADYQIVVYQLEDTEKLYYVIFNGQTNAIDFDVEAGDYRVLVEDGKACLDAPRMAEGLSRIRVENLSVTVLTKNK, from the coding sequence ATGCAAATACAAGTTGATGAACGGAAACGGACTGACGTTCTATCGACTACTTATTATCAATATAATTTAGATAATTTAGATGATCGACTAGAGCAATTTGTACAGTCGCCTGTTTTTGATAAAAAATATTCATTTGATGGAGAATTGGGGGCACTCTATACACCGCAAAGGACGATTCTGCGGTTGTGGGCTCCGACTGCGCTCAGCGTAGAAGTAATTGTTTATGAAAGTCTGTATCGCAAAGAAAAGATACGACATATGATGGGGAAAGGCGGAAGAGGAACTCACGAGCTCATTATGATTGGGAACTATGCGGGAACTGCCTACAAATATTCGATCACTTTTCCTGATGGCAAAGTTGTCGAGACGGTCGATCCCTATAGCTACGCGACCACCGCAAACGGCGAACGCTCCGTCATTTTGGATGCAGTCAACACGAATCCGAAAGGATGGGGGGCCCGATTGGAGCCGATCGCTTCACCAGTCGACGCCATTATTTATGAATTACATATTCGTGACTTCACGATTTCCCCAACAAGCGGGATTACAAACAAAGGCAAATTCTTGGGAGTGGTCGAACAAGGTGCGTTGTCGGCGGATGGCGACAAGACAGGGCTGGACTATCTGAAGGGATTGGGCGTGACACATGTCCAGTTTTTGCCGATGGCCGATTTTTCAACTGTCAATGAGCTGGAGCCGTTGCAACAATACAACTGGGGCTATGATCCGCAGAATTTCAATGTTCCGGAAGGATCCTACGCGACCAATCCCTACCAACCGGAAGTGCGCATCCTTGAGATGAAGGAAATGATCCAAGCGTTGCATGATGCGGGGATCCGTGTCATCATGGACGTCGTTTACAATCATGTCTATTTACCGAAATTGCATGCGTTGGAAAAGACCGTGCCCGGTTATTATTTCCGCAGAAATGCCGATGGAACGCTCTCGAATGGGACAGGCGTCGGTAACGATACTGCTTCGGAGCGTTATATGATGCGCAAATACATTGTCGACAGCATCACCTATTGGGCCAAGAACTTCAATATGGATGGATTCCGCTTCGATCTTATGGGCATCCATGATATCGATACGATGAACGAAATTCGTGTCGCTTTGGATGAAATCGATCCTTCCATCATCATGCTTGGTGAAGGCTGGAATCTGAACACCAATCTGCCGCCTTCGCAAAAGGCTGTCCAACAGAATGCGGACCGCATGCCTGGTGTGGCTCATTTCAATGATGCACTGCGCGAAGCGATCAAGGGTTCCGATTTCAACAGCGGCAACGATACCGGATTTGTCACCGGCAAACCGTTCATGGAAGGCTGGGTCGCCACCAATCTGCAGGGCGGGGCGTACTATCCCGCTAACCGGGGCAATTACAAGACGCCTGCTCAGATGGTGCAATATGTGGAGGCCCACGACAATCTGACGCTTTATGACAAGTTGAAGATTTCGATGCCGTGGGATGAGGAGGATTCCCGTATGCGGCGTCACCTTTTGGCAAGCAGCTTCGTTTTGTTGAGCCAAGGCATTCCGTTCATTCATGCAGGGCAAGAGTTCATGCGCACAAAGAACGGGCTGGAGAACAGCTACAACGCGCCAGATTCCATCAACCGCATGGATTGGCACCGCCGTTCCGAGATGAAGCAGGCTGTGGATTACATGAAGGGCTTGATTGCATTGCGCAAACGGGAGCCGTTATTCCGCTTGCGGACCATCGATGAAATCAAGGGGCACATGAATATACTCAAAGCCGATTATCAGATCGTTGTCTATCAGTTGGAGGACACGGAAAAGTTATACTACGTCATCTTTAATGGCCAGACGAATGCCATCGATTTTGATGTTGAAGCCGGGGACTATCGGGTGTTGGTAGAGGACGGCAAAGCATGCTTGGATGCGCCCAGAATGGCTGAAGGGCTATCCCGCATCCGGGTGGAAAACCTGTCCGTTACAGTGCTTACGAAAAATAAATGA
- a CDS encoding Cof-type HAD-IIB family hydrolase, with translation MIKMVAIDIDGTLVNGQKVMTQKVKETIQEAMRRGIKIVLCTGRPPAGIKPYADELGFGEHEDYIIAQNGAYILRADTDETVYKKTLTLEEVQEIYEFGKGFSAGTLLVGEHHYYSLEDEVTEEMQRDATLVNMDISVLDPKAVTEEMGLMKILYIGEPNEVDVIDSAIPDKMRNDFYIVRSQDFLVEVMEKNSNKGTALEKLADHLGIAIEEVMALGDGENDYEMIQVAGLGVVMSNGTDNLKSIANEITLSNEEDGVAHAIERWAFQN, from the coding sequence ATGATAAAAATGGTAGCGATCGATATCGATGGCACGTTGGTCAACGGCCAGAAAGTGATGACGCAAAAAGTAAAAGAGACGATCCAAGAGGCAATGCGCCGCGGCATCAAAATCGTTCTCTGCACCGGACGACCGCCTGCGGGCATTAAGCCTTACGCGGATGAACTGGGATTCGGAGAGCATGAGGACTACATCATCGCGCAGAATGGCGCCTATATTCTGCGGGCGGACACAGACGAAACGGTCTACAAGAAGACCTTGACGCTTGAGGAAGTGCAGGAAATCTACGAGTTCGGGAAAGGTTTTTCTGCCGGTACGCTGTTGGTCGGGGAGCACCATTATTACAGTCTGGAAGATGAAGTGACGGAAGAGATGCAAAGGGATGCCACGCTGGTCAACATGGATATCAGTGTATTGGATCCCAAAGCGGTAACCGAAGAGATGGGCTTAATGAAAATCCTTTACATCGGCGAACCGAACGAGGTGGATGTCATCGATTCGGCCATTCCCGACAAGATGCGGAATGACTTCTATATCGTCCGCAGCCAGGATTTCCTTGTGGAAGTGATGGAAAAGAACTCGAATAAGGGCACTGCCTTGGAAAAATTGGCGGACCATCTGGGGATTGCGATTGAGGAAGTGATGGCGCTGGGCGACGGCGAGAACGATTACGAAATGATCCAAGTTGCCGGTCTGGGTGTCGTGATGTCCAACGGAACCGACAATCTGAAGAGCATCGCTAACGAAATCACCTTATCCAACGAAGAAGACGGCGTGGCCCACGCCATCGAGAGATGGGCATTCCAAAACTAG